The Micromonas commoda chromosome 16, complete sequence genome has a window encoding:
- a CDS encoding predicted protein: RADSWNVEKWLRAVRVKVTSRGSKGAIKLEDKDSGELFAECPLPNDAPVSTAVEPVIDSSRYFVLRVVDDASGRHAFLGLGFRERDHASDFKLAVQEHQNARSREREALKRREE, translated from the coding sequence cgcgcggacTCGTGGAACGTGGAGAAGTGGCTGAGGGCTGTGCGGGTCAAGGTGACGTCCCGAGGCAGCAAGGGCGCCATCAAGCTGGAGGACAAGGACAGCGGCGAGCTCTTCGCCGAGTGCCCGCTGCCAAACGACGCACCCGTCAGCACCGCCGTGGAGCCCGTCATCGATTCCTCCAGGTACTTCGTCCTGAGagtcgtggacgacgccagcGGAAGGCACGCGTTCCTCGGGCTCGGtttccgcgagcgcgatcacGCGTCGGACTTTAAGCTCGCGGTGCAGGAGCACCAGAACGCGCGCTCCCGAGAGCGGGAGGCGCTCAAGCGACGGGAGGAG
- a CDS encoding glutaredoxin DUF547 domain-containing protein, producing the protein MASPASAPAASARVHRVVRPARSPTRPRARVAPRARAASSSSSDRDGAAAKEGPVVVAVVTTASCPHCRRAKAAIAAAGIAFEEIDASAPDGVVLDAARKLSGMRTVPQVFVGGVCYGGADDVEAGIADGDFPAAVASAAASRASEEEGGGAAAGADEGPVPRAIRAAVSEANGAAPETGSTIVADQIQNQNQIQNQNDDEEYERLSRLCAQMAATIAPRDAWTFAGFPAWPPFVKERAVVTGADIVAWLDQNQTKGETADAVANAMLDRGLVAATGRRGNGFDAAGGDDAPWRAALFRLSDHACEPVGWPNATTGAINARRRWRGSTRRPARLVASDLRARILSMYDEHLSPDGTFVDYAAMAESPAFEAYVDATAELQTVDLRELKRDEKIAFFINVYNAMIVHVTCAVGPPNAGFFDKLTFFDRFRYDIGGVQWSCDDIEHGALRGNRPGAASIGAIIGNPRLSPGPFAPNDPRRAHCVLPMDPRVHFALVCGARSCPPIRTYTAANLDAQLAAAAESFVDGDLECVNADAGTFRCSKIIGEWYAEDFGADDATRLRRVAGYLPRGCAKRETIEAALARGGVKLVTAEYDWTLNGKSV; encoded by the coding sequence atggcgtcgccggcttcggcgcccgcggcttcggcgcgcgTGCATCGCGTCGTGCGACCCGCTCGGAGTCccacgcgaccgcgcgcgcgcgtcgccccgcgcgcgcgagccgcgtcatcgtcgagctcggaccgtgatggcgccgcggcgaaggaaggtcccgtcgtcgtcgccgtggtcaccaccgcgtcgtgcCCCCACTGCCGCCGCGCCAaggccgccatcgccgccgccggcatcgccttcgaggagatcgacgcgtccgcacccgacggcgtcgtcctaGACGCCGCGAGAAAACTCTCGGGGATGCGAACCGTGCCGCAGGTGTTCGTGGGGGGCGTCTGCTATGGAGGAgcggacgacgtggaggcgGGCATCGCGGACGGGGACtttcccgcggcggtggcatcggcggcggcatcgcgcgcgagtgaggaggaggggggcggcgcggcggcgggcgcggacgagggacCCGTGCCGCGGGCGAtacgcgcggcggtgagcgaagcgaacggggcggcgcccgagaCGGGTTCgaccatcgtcgccgaccaaatccaaaaccaaaaccaaatcCAAAACCAAaatgacgacgaggagtacGAGAGGCTGTCGCGGCTGTGCGCacagatggcggcgacgatcgcgccgagggacgcgtgGACGTTCGCGGGGTTCCCGGCGTGGCCGCCGTTCGTCAAGGAACGCGCGGTCGTGACCGGCGCCGACATCGTCGCGTGGCTGGACCAAAATCAAACAAAAGGAGAAACGGCCGACGCCGTAGCCAACGCCATGCTCGATCGCGGCttggtcgccgcgacgggccgCCGGGGAAACGGAttcgacgcggccggcggcgacgacgcgccgtggcgcgcggcgctgttcAGGCTGAGCGACCACGCGTGCGAGCCCGTGGGGTggccgaacgcgacgacgggcgcgataaacgcgcggcggcgctggcggggtTCGACCCGGCGACCCGCTCGTTTGGTCGCGAGCGACCTTCGCGCTCGGATACTGTCCATGTACGACGAGCACCtctcccccgacggcacgTTCGTGGActacgcggcgatggccgagTCCCCCGCGTTTGAAGcgtacgtcgacgcgacggcggagctTCAGACGGTGGACTTGCGAGAGCTAAAAAGAGACGAGAAGATCGCGTTCTTTATCAACGTCTACAACGCCATGATCGTGCACGTGACGTGCGCGGTGGGACCCCCCAACGCGGGGTTTTTCGACAAACTCACGTTCTTCGACAGGTTCCGGTACGacatcggcggcgtgcagTGGTCGTGCGACGACATCGAGCACGGCGCGTTGCGGGGAAACAGGCCGGGCGCGGCTTCGATTGGAGCGATCATCGGTAACCCACGGCTATCGCCCGGCCCCTTTGCGCCGAACGACCCGAGGCGCGCGCACTGCGTGCTTCCCATGGACCCTCGCGTGCACTTCGCGCTGGTGTGCGGCGCGAGATCGTGCCCGCCGATTCGCACGTACACCGCGGCTAATTTGGACGCGcagttggcggcggcggcggagtcgtTTGTGGACGGCGACTTGGAATGCGtgaacgccgacgccgggacgTTTCGATGCTCGAAGATCATCGGTGAGTGGTACGCGGAGGATTttggcgcggacgacgcgacacGGCTGCGGAGGGTGGCGGGGTACCtgccgcgcgggtgcgcgaaGAGGGAgacgatcgaggcggcgttggcgaggggcggggtGAAGCTGGTCACGGCCGAGTACGACTGGACGCTCAACGGAAAAAGCGTGTGA
- a CDS encoding predicted protein, whose protein sequence is METSNDASGEPRCHWRESGICDRVDCPEGIVCSSPVLFHLHVHRAGKAERGESPWKVAPRDIVVDGFVRALTPRDNSDHHRGYAWRCTLENIIEDVENDQGVSLDAGELLRLARRAVAACDVRAARDPHNLPKLTISAVDDTGTSVTVRLPPSTARHDLQTTIYLQDRFCVAAADIRDGARARAAKADAAFAKMRRGAAALREAVRIYDASFEQTSAAGGQRRTGLAGISPVKTAPPSGGRRWRADALAAADEMEAAARDADAHAAGTAEWTSEANERGGGGGVGAGGGATGRGRVGDFAPGGDERERAAKKAKRGLQLAADVAGD, encoded by the coding sequence ATGGAAAcatcgaacgacgcgagcggggagCCGAGGTGCCACTGGAGGGAGAGCGGCATCTGCGACCGCGTGGATTGCCCCGAGGGCATCGTATGCTCCTCTCCCGTGCTCTTCCACCTCCACGTCCACCGGGCGGGGAaggcggagcgcggggaGTCGCCCTGGAaggtggcgccgcgcgacatcgtcgtcgacggcttcgtcAGGGCCCTCACGCCGAGGGACAACAGCGATCACCATCGCGGCTACGCGTGGCGATGTACCCTCGAGAACATcatcgaggacgtcgagaaCGATCAAGGCGTgtcgctcgacgcgggcgagctcCTGCGGCTCGCcaggcgcgccgtcgcggcctgcgacgttcgcgccgcgcgcgacccgcacAATTTGCCGAAGCTGACGATATCGGCCGTGGACGACACGGGAACGTCGGTGACCGTTCGCCTGCCCCCGTCCACAGCCCGTCACGATCTGCAGACCACCATCTATCTGCAAGACAGGttctgcgtcgccgccgccgacatccgcgacggggcgcgcgcgcgcgccgccaaggccgacgccgccttcgcaaagatgcgccgcggcgccgcggcgctgcgggaGGCGGTGCGAATCTACGACGCGTCCTTCGAACagacgtccgccgccgggggacAACGGAGGACGGGCTTGGCGGGCATCTCCCCCGTCAaaaccgcgccgccgtcggggggtcggaggtggagggcggacgccctcgccgcggcggacgagatggaggcggcggcgagggacgcggacgcgcacgcggcggggacggcggagTGGACGTCGGAGGCGAACgaacggggcggcggcggtggcgtgggcgcgggcggcggcgcgaccgggcggggacgcgtcggcgacttTGCGCCCGGCGGGGATGAGCGGGAACGAGCCGCGAAGAAAGCCAAGCGCGGGCTGcaactcgcggcggacgtcgcgggcgactAG
- a CDS encoding predicted protein, which produces MAVSGIPYDDDNVFKKIIEGTVPSYKIFETEHALAFLDAFPMVKGHSLLIPKAVGYASIIDMPADVAANVVKELPRLARVVKEATGCDGVNIVQNNGACAGQVVFHVHFHVLPRWGPDNDGLVRLGKSGDMISKDVASELLQAMQAKL; this is translated from the coding sequence ATGGCCGTCTCCGGCATTccctacgacgacgacaacgtGTTCAAGAAGATCATCGAGGGGACCGTCCCGAGCTACAAGATCTTCGAGACcgagcacgcgctcgcgttcctcgacgCGTTTCCCATGGTCAAGGGGCACTCCCTCCTCATCCCCAAGGCTGTTGGGTACGCCAGCATCATCGATAtgcccgcggacgtcgccgcgaacgtggTGAAGGAGCTCCCGAGACTCGCCAGGGTGGTCAAGGAGGCCACGGGTTGCGACGGGGTGAACATCGTGCAGAACAACGGGGCGTGCGCGGGGCAGGTCGTGTTCCACGTGCACTTCCACGTGCTCCCGCGATGGGGACCGGACAACGACGGACTCGTGCGCCTGGGGAAGAGCGGAGACATGATCTCCAAGGACGTCGCCTCCGAGCTGCTCCAGGCCATGCAAGCCAAGCTGTAG